CCAAACTGGGAAAAATATTTAATACTACTTTCTTCCCTTCAAATGCAGAAAGATCCAAATCCGAAAGATCGGTTTTTGTTAAGACAAAATCGGGAGCTTTTGCACCAATTTTTGGTAATTTGCCGATTGTATCAAACTCGTTACCGTGTAATTTAACCTTAGACATTTCTCCTCCTATTTAACGAGTGCTCGTTTTTTTTCTGCTAATAATGTAACATGCTTTCTTTCTTCTTCTATGATATTATCGAGCAGATCCTTTTGGTGAGCGAGAACCACATTTTTCATTTCTTGAAAATAGAGGATTGTATCAAGTTCCTTTCCAATGGCAAATTGCAAAGCCGACTCAATATCTTCTACTTTGGAAATATCATCGTCGAACTTATCAAAAGTAAAAAGCAGATTATCTGCATAAGCGTGTAAATAATTCAGATATTCGCCACCATAACTTTCATGCAAATTATAATTTTCCAGTTTAGAAAGCATATCTGTGAATATTCTTTTGTGAT
The DNA window shown above is from Candidatus Cloacimonadota bacterium and carries:
- a CDS encoding ferritin family protein; its protein translation is MSNIFNASEIYEFAKQIEVNGEKFYNMMAIKFDDPEIKELFEFLAKEEVNHKRIFTDMLSKLENYNLHESYGGEYLNYLHAYADNLLFTFDKFDDDISKVEDIESALQFAIGKELDTILYFQEMKNVVLAHQKDLLDNIIEEERKHVTLLAEKKRALVK